From Saimiri boliviensis isolate mSaiBol1 chromosome 9, mSaiBol1.pri, whole genome shotgun sequence, a single genomic window includes:
- the LOC101034091 gene encoding cystatin-SN — MARLLCLPLLLLASLSVALAAREDRILPSPEEEDRILLSPQEQNKNFVGGIHDADLNDEWVQRALRFAISEYNEATNDAYYRRPLRTLRAREQTVAGTNYFFDVEIGRTTCTKSQPNLDTCPFREQPELQMKQFCSFHIYEVPWENRMSLVKSRCRKV, encoded by the exons ATGGCCCGGCTGCTGTGCCTCCCGCTGCTTCTGCTGGCCTCCCTGTCTGTGGCCCTGGCGGCGAGGGAGGACAGGATACTTCCGAGTCCGGAGGAGGAGGATAGGATACTTTTGAGCCCCCAGGAGCAGAATAAGAATTTTGTGGGTGGCATCCATGATGCAGACCTCAATGATGAGTGGGTACAGCGTGCCCTTCGCTTCGCCATCAGCGAGTACAATGAGGCCACCAATGATGCATACTACAGACGCCCACTTCGGACGCTGCGAGCCAGAGAGCAG ACCGTGGCCGGGACCAACTACTTTTTCGACGTAGAGATTGGCCGAACCACATGTACCAAGTCCCAGCCCAATTTGGACACCTGTCCCTTCCGTGAACAGCCAGAACTGCAGATG AAACAGTTCTGCTCTTTCCATATCTACGAAGTTCCCTGGGAGAACAGAATGTCCCTGGTGAAATCCAGGTGTCGGAAAGTCTAA